A region of Ornithodoros turicata isolate Travis chromosome 5, ASM3712646v1, whole genome shotgun sequence DNA encodes the following proteins:
- the LOC135394465 gene encoding uncharacterized protein LOC135394465 isoform X1 gives MGATASGMPTEERTCNLCKLHMRSKLAPLLATVVFTVTAAVYFYLAVCYDAASLNTKEALLGYFHGSRTVATIYTFMAAIGVLTSAMWFWSVHKRRRVWLLPFLAFWVVSCILQFTYIVLVSISYSQMVTHDYARDDGMKEIKKDFALSVTWRTLLLVFELGFLVALCRCYIGMRRQSPEGSLRRAAQMGTVDTNETRANSDVFLFDGKPKI, from the exons A TGGGTGCGACAGCTTCGGGGATGCCCACTGAGGAGAGAACTTGCAATTTATGTAAACTCCACATGAGATCCAAGTTAGCGCCTCTTCTTGCCACG GTGGTGTTCACAGTGACTGCGGCCGTGTACTTCTACTTGGCAGTTTGCTACGACGCTGCCAGCCTCAACACCAAGGAAGCCCTTCTGGGATACTTTCATG GCTCTCGAACCGTGGCCACCATTTACACTTTCATGGCAGCAATTGGAGTGCTGACATCTGCTATGTGGTTCTGGAGCGTCCATAAG CGACGACGAGTGTGGCTCCTACCATTTCTCGCCTTCTGGGTGGTGTCTTGTATCCTGCAGTTCACCTACATCGTCCTAGTTAGCATCTCCTATTCTCAAATG GTAACACATGACTACGCTCGTGACGATGGAATGAAG GAAATCAAGAAAGATTTCGCGCTATCCGTGACATGGAGGACGCTACTGCTTGTATTCGAG CTTGGATTCCTGGTCGCCCTGTGCCGTTGCTACATCGGGATGCGACGTCAGTCGCCTGAAGGCAGTCTGCGCCGTGCTGCCCAAATGGGAACCGTGGACACGAACGAAACTCGGGCAAATTCGGACGTGTTTCTGTTCGACGGCAAACCCAAAATATGA
- the LOC135394465 gene encoding uncharacterized protein LOC135394465 isoform X3 produces MPTEERTCNLCKLHMRSKLAPLLATVVFTVTAAVYFYLAVCYDAASLNTKEALLGYFHGSRTVATIYTFMAAIGVLTSAMWFWSVHKRRRVWLLPFLAFWVVSCILQFTYIVLVSISYSQMVTHDYARDDGMKEIKKDFALSVTWRTLLLVFELGFLVALCRCYIGMRRQSPEGSLRRAAQMGTVDTNETRANSDVFLFDGKPKI; encoded by the exons ATGCCCACTGAGGAGAGAACTTGCAATTTATGTAAACTCCACATGAGATCCAAGTTAGCGCCTCTTCTTGCCACG GTGGTGTTCACAGTGACTGCGGCCGTGTACTTCTACTTGGCAGTTTGCTACGACGCTGCCAGCCTCAACACCAAGGAAGCCCTTCTGGGATACTTTCATG GCTCTCGAACCGTGGCCACCATTTACACTTTCATGGCAGCAATTGGAGTGCTGACATCTGCTATGTGGTTCTGGAGCGTCCATAAG CGACGACGAGTGTGGCTCCTACCATTTCTCGCCTTCTGGGTGGTGTCTTGTATCCTGCAGTTCACCTACATCGTCCTAGTTAGCATCTCCTATTCTCAAATG GTAACACATGACTACGCTCGTGACGATGGAATGAAG GAAATCAAGAAAGATTTCGCGCTATCCGTGACATGGAGGACGCTACTGCTTGTATTCGAG CTTGGATTCCTGGTCGCCCTGTGCCGTTGCTACATCGGGATGCGACGTCAGTCGCCTGAAGGCAGTCTGCGCCGTGCTGCCCAAATGGGAACCGTGGACACGAACGAAACTCGGGCAAATTCGGACGTGTTTCTGTTCGACGGCAAACCCAAAATATGA
- the LOC135394465 gene encoding uncharacterized protein LOC135394465 isoform X2, producing MLPMTWKNICSFGSCANAAAMKWIAGSTCVVFTVTAAVYFYLAVCYDAASLNTKEALLGYFHGSRTVATIYTFMAAIGVLTSAMWFWSVHKRRRVWLLPFLAFWVVSCILQFTYIVLVSISYSQMVTHDYARDDGMKEIKKDFALSVTWRTLLLVFELGFLVALCRCYIGMRRQSPEGSLRRAAQMGTVDTNETRANSDVFLFDGKPKI from the exons ATGCTTCCAATGACGTGGAAGAATATATGCAGTTTTGGAAGTTGCGCAAATGCAGCGGCAATGAAGTGGATAGCAGGGAGCACTTGT GTGGTGTTCACAGTGACTGCGGCCGTGTACTTCTACTTGGCAGTTTGCTACGACGCTGCCAGCCTCAACACCAAGGAAGCCCTTCTGGGATACTTTCATG GCTCTCGAACCGTGGCCACCATTTACACTTTCATGGCAGCAATTGGAGTGCTGACATCTGCTATGTGGTTCTGGAGCGTCCATAAG CGACGACGAGTGTGGCTCCTACCATTTCTCGCCTTCTGGGTGGTGTCTTGTATCCTGCAGTTCACCTACATCGTCCTAGTTAGCATCTCCTATTCTCAAATG GTAACACATGACTACGCTCGTGACGATGGAATGAAG GAAATCAAGAAAGATTTCGCGCTATCCGTGACATGGAGGACGCTACTGCTTGTATTCGAG CTTGGATTCCTGGTCGCCCTGTGCCGTTGCTACATCGGGATGCGACGTCAGTCGCCTGAAGGCAGTCTGCGCCGTGCTGCCCAAATGGGAACCGTGGACACGAACGAAACTCGGGCAAATTCGGACGTGTTTCTGTTCGACGGCAAACCCAAAATATGA
- the LOC135394465 gene encoding uncharacterized protein LOC135394465 isoform X4, which produces MGATASGMPTEERTCNLCKLHMRSKLAPLLATVVFTVTAAVYFYLAVCYDAASLNTKEALLGYFHGSRTVATIYTFMAAIGVLTSAMWFWSVHKVTHDYARDDGMKEIKKDFALSVTWRTLLLVFELGFLVALCRCYIGMRRQSPEGSLRRAAQMGTVDTNETRANSDVFLFDGKPKI; this is translated from the exons A TGGGTGCGACAGCTTCGGGGATGCCCACTGAGGAGAGAACTTGCAATTTATGTAAACTCCACATGAGATCCAAGTTAGCGCCTCTTCTTGCCACG GTGGTGTTCACAGTGACTGCGGCCGTGTACTTCTACTTGGCAGTTTGCTACGACGCTGCCAGCCTCAACACCAAGGAAGCCCTTCTGGGATACTTTCATG GCTCTCGAACCGTGGCCACCATTTACACTTTCATGGCAGCAATTGGAGTGCTGACATCTGCTATGTGGTTCTGGAGCGTCCATAAG GTAACACATGACTACGCTCGTGACGATGGAATGAAG GAAATCAAGAAAGATTTCGCGCTATCCGTGACATGGAGGACGCTACTGCTTGTATTCGAG CTTGGATTCCTGGTCGCCCTGTGCCGTTGCTACATCGGGATGCGACGTCAGTCGCCTGAAGGCAGTCTGCGCCGTGCTGCCCAAATGGGAACCGTGGACACGAACGAAACTCGGGCAAATTCGGACGTGTTTCTGTTCGACGGCAAACCCAAAATATGA